A DNA window from Massilia putida contains the following coding sequences:
- a CDS encoding LacI family DNA-binding transcriptional regulator: protein MATIKDVAKLAGVGLGTASRVVSGKGSVSPATLARVKKAIDELGFRPSHAARALLSGTSRMVGVYIPVLSGTFYTPILQIIDTELRAAGVHMVLAFGVGLGDERRQAIEGIDFLVERGCDGLVVMTSALLEDDLAALGAKAGQLVALNHHFESMPDQCFTVDHTLGGRLAARALLDHKHRKIAVVEGPRQLEDNRARIDGFMSELRDNGIDPAKVWRLESDFSPAGGWAAAKQLLDSSHPCTALFCANDEMAVGALSYFQEAGIRVPHDLSVLGYDDTPSAAFSAPRLTSVHMPWREMTQNGINALLNLCYDMRRPVTREFPVSVTLRASLATASGRRRKAA, encoded by the coding sequence GTGGCGACTATCAAGGACGTAGCGAAGCTGGCCGGCGTGGGCCTCGGCACCGCATCGCGCGTGGTGAGCGGGAAGGGCTCGGTGTCCCCGGCGACGCTGGCGCGCGTGAAAAAGGCGATCGACGAGCTGGGTTTCCGGCCGTCGCATGCGGCGCGCGCGCTGCTGTCCGGCACGAGCCGCATGGTCGGCGTGTACATCCCCGTGCTGAGCGGGACGTTCTACACGCCCATCCTGCAGATCATCGACACGGAACTGCGCGCCGCCGGCGTGCACATGGTGCTCGCGTTCGGCGTGGGCCTCGGCGACGAGCGCCGCCAGGCCATCGAGGGCATCGACTTCCTCGTCGAGCGCGGGTGCGACGGCCTCGTCGTGATGACGAGCGCGTTGCTGGAGGACGACCTCGCCGCGCTGGGTGCCAAGGCGGGACAGCTGGTCGCGCTGAACCACCATTTCGAATCGATGCCGGACCAGTGCTTCACCGTCGACCATACGCTCGGCGGCCGTCTCGCGGCGCGCGCGCTGCTGGACCACAAGCATCGCAAGATCGCCGTCGTCGAAGGCCCGCGCCAGCTGGAGGACAACCGCGCCCGCATCGACGGCTTCATGAGCGAGCTGCGCGACAACGGCATCGATCCCGCGAAAGTGTGGCGGCTGGAGAGCGACTTTTCGCCCGCGGGCGGCTGGGCCGCGGCCAAGCAGCTGCTCGATTCAAGCCATCCGTGCACGGCGCTGTTCTGCGCGAACGACGAGATGGCGGTCGGCGCGCTGTCGTACTTCCAGGAGGCGGGCATCCGCGTGCCGCACGACCTGTCCGTGCTCGGCTACGACGATACGCCCAGCGCCGCCTTCTCCGCGCCGCGCCTGACGTCCGTGCACATGCCGTGGCGCGAGATGACGCAGAACGGCATCAATGCCTTGCTCAATCTGTGCTACGACATGCGCCGTCCCGTCACGCGCGAATTCCCCGTCAGCGTCACCTTGCGCGCGTCGCTGGCGACGGCCTCCGGCAGGAGGCGCAAGGCCGCATGA
- a CDS encoding ABC transporter ATP-binding protein produces the protein MANVSLRKLNIVLGGKPIIRDLDLCVEPGEFLVLLGPSGCGKSTLLHSIAGLVDSESGAIEIGGRDMTDLDPSERGIGMVFQSYALYPTMTVEDNMSFGLRIAGTPKAEIRRRVDRAAAMLQLDALLRRKPAQLSGGQRQRVAIGRALVREAQVFLFDEPLSNLDAKLRAELRRELKLLHQTLGSTMIYVTHDQVEAMTLASRIVVMEKGTIQQIGTPLDVYERPANRFVAGFLGAPAMAFVDGVLDADGRFRADGIELAPAHEARPAAQPAVLGVRPEHIDIRADGGLAGEVTLVEPMGNHQVVWLRCGKALLASLVHDARRWAPGDRVSFAIDAARVSLFDPQSGNRL, from the coding sequence ATGGCCAACGTCTCGCTGCGCAAACTGAACATCGTCCTGGGCGGCAAGCCCATCATCCGCGACCTCGACCTGTGCGTTGAGCCGGGCGAATTCCTGGTCCTGCTCGGGCCCTCGGGCTGCGGCAAGTCCACGCTGTTGCACAGCATCGCGGGCCTCGTCGACAGCGAGTCCGGCGCCATCGAGATCGGCGGGCGCGACATGACGGATCTCGATCCGAGCGAGCGCGGCATCGGCATGGTGTTCCAGTCGTACGCGCTGTATCCGACGATGACGGTCGAGGACAATATGTCGTTCGGCCTGCGTATCGCCGGCACGCCGAAAGCGGAAATCCGCCGCCGCGTGGACCGTGCCGCCGCCATGCTGCAGCTGGATGCGCTCCTGCGCCGCAAGCCCGCGCAGCTGTCCGGCGGGCAGCGCCAGCGCGTCGCGATCGGGCGAGCGCTCGTGCGCGAAGCGCAGGTGTTCCTGTTCGACGAACCGCTGTCGAACCTGGACGCCAAGCTGCGCGCGGAGCTGAGGCGCGAACTGAAACTGCTGCACCAGACCCTCGGGTCGACGATGATCTACGTGACGCACGACCAGGTGGAGGCGATGACGCTCGCGAGCCGCATCGTCGTGATGGAGAAAGGCACGATCCAGCAGATCGGCACGCCGCTGGACGTGTACGAGCGCCCGGCGAATCGTTTCGTCGCGGGCTTCCTGGGCGCGCCGGCGATGGCGTTCGTGGACGGTGTACTCGATGCGGACGGGCGCTTCCGCGCCGACGGCATCGAGCTCGCGCCCGCGCACGAGGCGCGTCCGGCCGCGCAGCCGGCGGTGCTGGGCGTACGGCCCGAGCACATCGACATCCGCGCGGACGGCGGCCTGGCGGGCGAGGTGACGCTCGTCGAACCGATGGGCAACCACCAGGTGGTCTGGCTGCGCTGCGGGAAGGCGCTGCTGGCCAGCCTCGTGCACGACGCGCGCCGCTGGGCGCCCGGCGACCGGGTGTCGTTCGCCATCGACGCGGCGCGGGTGTCGCTGTTCGACCCGCAGTCGGGAAATCGCCTGTGA
- a CDS encoding carbohydrate ABC transporter permease — MNPQTIVPPLPATTPAAAHPASARRARRRSTPARIGLYVFLLGAALFFLLPLYVMIVTSLKTMDEIRQGGIFALPHALTLEPWRLAWSGVCTGAACDGVRTGFWNSVAITVPSTVLPILLGAVNGYALSFWRPRGANVLFGILMAGAFVPVQVMIYPLVRVMALAGIFGSLPAIVLVHLVFGMPVMTLLFRNYYCNVPHELFQAARIDGGGFWRIFLQVMLPMSLPVLVVAAIMQVTGVWNDYILGLVFAGRDNMPMMVQLNNVINTTTGTRQYNVNMAATILTALVPLALYFFSGRWFVRGIAAGAVKG; from the coding sequence ATGAATCCGCAGACGATCGTCCCGCCGCTCCCGGCCACCACGCCCGCCGCCGCGCACCCGGCGTCGGCCCGGCGCGCGCGCCGCCGTTCGACGCCCGCGCGCATCGGTTTGTACGTGTTCCTGCTCGGTGCCGCGCTGTTCTTCCTGCTGCCGCTGTACGTGATGATCGTGACGTCGCTGAAGACGATGGACGAGATCCGCCAGGGCGGCATCTTCGCGCTGCCGCATGCGCTCACGCTCGAACCGTGGCGCCTCGCGTGGAGCGGCGTGTGCACGGGCGCCGCGTGCGACGGCGTGCGCACGGGCTTCTGGAATTCCGTCGCGATCACCGTGCCTTCGACCGTGCTGCCCATCCTGCTGGGCGCCGTGAACGGTTACGCGCTGTCGTTCTGGCGCCCGCGCGGCGCGAACGTCCTGTTCGGGATCCTGATGGCCGGCGCGTTCGTTCCCGTCCAGGTGATGATCTACCCGCTCGTGCGCGTGATGGCGCTGGCCGGCATCTTCGGCTCGCTTCCCGCGATCGTGCTCGTGCACCTGGTCTTCGGCATGCCCGTCATGACGCTGCTGTTCCGGAATTACTACTGCAACGTGCCGCACGAGCTGTTCCAGGCCGCGCGCATCGACGGCGGCGGGTTCTGGCGCATCTTTTTGCAGGTGATGCTGCCGATGTCGCTGCCGGTGCTCGTCGTCGCCGCGATCATGCAGGTGACGGGCGTGTGGAACGACTACATCCTCGGCCTCGTGTTCGCGGGACGCGACAACATGCCGATGATGGTCCAGCTGAACAACGTGATCAACACGACGACCGGCACCCGGCAGTACAACGTGAACATGGCGGCGACGATCCTGACGGCGCTCGTGCCGCTTGCACTGTACTTTTTCTCGGGCCGCTGGTTCGTGCGCGGCATCGCTGCCGGCGCCGTGAAAGGATAA
- a CDS encoding carbohydrate ABC transporter permease, producing MTIRSRSRVTPYAALLPMAVVASLGYLGAGLWTFYISLTGSRTFPSGHFIGLAQYHRLFDNERWMLSLHNLAAYGALFVLASLAIGFLLAVFIDQHVKGEGVFRTIFLYPYAMSFVATGLVWQWLLTPGDGLDGAIRALGFEHFRLDWIVSQDHAIYTVVIATVWQASGLVMALMLAGLRGVDPEIWKAARLDGIPAWRVYAQIILPMLWPTVATVLLLLATAVAKLYDAVVAMTQGGPGIASEVPAKFIMDHLFLRSNVGLASAGAIVLLVPVLALLAPYAYARSRKEAA from the coding sequence ATGACGATCCGCTCCCGATCCAGGGTCACACCATATGCCGCGCTGCTGCCGATGGCGGTCGTAGCAAGCCTCGGCTATCTCGGCGCCGGCCTGTGGACGTTTTATATCTCGCTGACCGGTTCGCGCACGTTCCCGTCCGGGCATTTCATCGGCCTCGCGCAATACCACCGCCTGTTCGACAACGAGCGCTGGATGCTGTCGCTGCACAACCTGGCGGCGTACGGTGCCTTGTTCGTGCTCGCGAGCCTCGCGATCGGCTTTCTGCTGGCCGTGTTCATCGACCAGCATGTGAAAGGCGAGGGCGTGTTCCGCACGATTTTCCTGTACCCCTACGCGATGTCGTTCGTCGCGACGGGCCTCGTCTGGCAATGGCTGCTCACACCGGGCGACGGCCTCGATGGCGCCATCCGCGCGCTCGGCTTCGAACACTTCCGCCTCGACTGGATCGTGTCACAGGACCATGCGATCTACACGGTCGTCATCGCCACCGTGTGGCAGGCCTCCGGGCTCGTCATGGCGCTGATGCTGGCCGGCCTGCGCGGCGTCGACCCGGAGATCTGGAAGGCGGCCCGGCTGGACGGCATTCCCGCGTGGCGCGTGTACGCCCAGATCATCCTGCCGATGCTGTGGCCGACCGTTGCCACCGTCCTGCTGCTGCTCGCGACCGCCGTGGCGAAGCTGTACGACGCCGTCGTCGCGATGACGCAGGGCGGTCCCGGCATCGCCAGCGAAGTGCCGGCCAAGTTCATCATGGATCACCTGTTCCTGCGCTCGAACGTGGGCCTCGCTTCGGCGGGCGCGATCGTGCTGCTCGTCCCGGTGCTGGCGCTGCTGGCGCCGTATGCCTATGCCCGCAGCCGCAAGGAGGCCGCATGA
- a CDS encoding ABC transporter substrate-binding protein, giving the protein MYGTRRWLLGAWLCASAVAAHAGPRAEVIHWWTSGGESAAVKQVEQAYRAAGGTWVDSAIAGGDQSRAVTINRIIGGNPPTAAQFNTSKQFLDIIEEDLLNPVDDIARRDHWDQVLPAPIIDVIKVRGHWYAVPMNIHMQTWIWYSKSAFAKAGIAREPASMDELFADLDKLKAAGLIPLAHGGQAWQEILLFSMVLSNVGGRDLYLKVIRDRDQGAIRSDSFRKVLVAYKRLQAYVDPASPGRNWNDATALVISGKAGVQIMGDWAKGEFIAAGQSPGRQFGCLPGLGADSPYLIQGDVFVFPKTDDPAALRAQKLLADVVDRSAVQLAFNKLKGSIPVRLDADDSRFDACARKGMAILRDPQRPVGVAEVYLTPDQNGALQDVLTAFWNTNMPVERAQNSIASALRY; this is encoded by the coding sequence ATGTACGGAACCCGCAGGTGGCTGCTCGGCGCCTGGTTGTGCGCGTCCGCGGTAGCCGCGCACGCCGGTCCCAGGGCCGAGGTGATCCACTGGTGGACGTCCGGCGGCGAATCGGCCGCCGTGAAGCAGGTCGAGCAGGCCTACCGCGCCGCCGGCGGCACCTGGGTCGACTCCGCGATCGCCGGCGGCGACCAGTCGCGCGCCGTCACCATCAACCGCATCATCGGCGGCAATCCGCCCACCGCGGCGCAGTTCAACACGTCCAAGCAGTTCCTCGACATCATCGAGGAAGACCTGCTCAATCCCGTCGACGACATCGCCCGGCGCGACCACTGGGACCAGGTGCTGCCGGCGCCCATCATCGACGTGATCAAGGTGCGCGGCCACTGGTACGCCGTGCCGATGAACATCCACATGCAGACGTGGATCTGGTACTCGAAATCCGCCTTCGCCAAGGCCGGCATCGCGCGCGAGCCGGCCAGCATGGACGAGCTGTTCGCCGACCTCGACAAGCTCAAGGCGGCGGGACTGATCCCGCTCGCGCACGGCGGCCAGGCGTGGCAGGAGATCCTGCTGTTCTCGATGGTGCTGTCGAACGTCGGCGGCCGGGACCTGTACTTGAAAGTGATCCGCGACCGCGACCAGGGCGCCATCCGCTCCGACTCGTTCCGCAAGGTGCTGGTCGCATACAAGCGCCTGCAGGCTTACGTCGACCCGGCGTCGCCGGGCCGCAACTGGAACGACGCGACGGCGCTGGTCATCAGCGGCAAGGCGGGCGTGCAGATCATGGGCGACTGGGCCAAGGGAGAATTCATCGCGGCCGGGCAGTCCCCGGGCCGCCAGTTCGGCTGCCTGCCGGGACTCGGTGCCGACAGTCCTTACCTGATCCAGGGCGACGTCTTCGTGTTCCCGAAAACGGACGACCCGGCGGCGCTGCGCGCCCAGAAGCTGCTGGCCGACGTCGTCGACCGGTCCGCCGTGCAGCTCGCGTTCAACAAGCTGAAAGGATCGATTCCCGTGCGGCTGGATGCGGACGACAGCCGCTTCGACGCGTGCGCGCGTAAGGGCATGGCGATCCTGCGCGATCCGCAACGGCCGGTCGGCGTCGCCGAGGTCTATCTCACGCCGGACCAGAACGGCGCGCTGCAGGACGTGCTGACCGCCTTCTGGAACACGAACATGCCTGTCGAACGGGCACAGAACAGCATCGCATCGGCGCTGCGCTACTGA
- a CDS encoding LysR family transcriptional regulator, which translates to MRINYDLHDLQAFVAVAERASFRQAAADLFLSQSALSRRIDKLEEGLGVKLFERTTRRVQLTNVGQAFLVNVRTALDGLEDAVLGVADLALLRTGSVTLACVPSAVWHFLPEVLTRFSERFPRIRVRVHDESAQDVLNLVLAGEADFGINFTGAADPDIVFEPIYVENYVLAMRSDHPLAGRASLSWKETINERYISVAKSSGNRSVIDAALAGVEKHPAILCEVNHVSGVLALVEAGMGVAAVPGLSVLPGRPDTIVGVPLVNPAIHRTLGLISKRNHSMAPAARTLFEMLREALVRCEDGS; encoded by the coding sequence ATGCGCATCAATTACGACCTGCACGACTTGCAGGCGTTCGTCGCCGTCGCCGAACGCGCCAGTTTCCGCCAGGCGGCCGCCGACCTGTTCCTGTCCCAATCGGCGCTGAGCCGCCGCATCGACAAGCTGGAAGAGGGCCTGGGCGTCAAACTGTTCGAGCGCACCACGCGCCGCGTGCAGCTGACCAACGTGGGGCAGGCGTTCCTCGTGAATGTCCGCACGGCGCTCGACGGCCTGGAAGACGCCGTGCTGGGTGTCGCCGACCTCGCCCTGCTGCGCACCGGCTCGGTGACGCTGGCCTGCGTGCCGTCCGCCGTCTGGCATTTCCTGCCCGAGGTGCTGACCCGCTTCAGCGAACGCTTCCCGCGCATCCGCGTGCGCGTGCACGACGAGAGCGCGCAGGACGTGCTGAACCTGGTGCTGGCCGGGGAGGCGGACTTCGGCATCAATTTCACGGGCGCGGCCGACCCGGACATCGTGTTCGAACCGATCTACGTTGAGAACTACGTGCTGGCGATGCGGAGCGACCATCCGCTGGCGGGGCGCGCGTCACTGAGCTGGAAAGAGACGATCAACGAACGCTATATCTCGGTGGCCAAGTCGAGCGGCAACCGCAGCGTCATCGACGCCGCGCTGGCCGGCGTCGAAAAGCATCCGGCCATCCTGTGCGAGGTGAACCACGTGTCCGGCGTCCTTGCTCTCGTCGAGGCGGGCATGGGCGTGGCGGCAGTGCCGGGATTGTCCGTGCTGCCCGGACGGCCGGACACGATCGTCGGCGTGCCGCTCGTGAACCCGGCCATTCACCGGACCCTGGGCCTGATCAGCAAGCGCAATCACAGCATGGCGCCGGCGGCGCGCACATTGTTCGAGATGCTGAGGGAAGCGTTGGTCCGGTGCGAGGACGGCAGCTGA
- a CDS encoding porin: MRHSCALTALLVASGTCPAQTGIDLYGIVDVGLRAAGGLNANNAPTPSGHTIAVNSGIDQTSRWGIKGQESLGGAWRAVFRLEGGINADTGAQAKSDRLFDRLAWAGLDSPYGQLALGRQPNLLSDALITVDPLGKRFASFNPNINVAGLSNTAFGTHAFGRQYGPSGYADNFYRLDNTVKYTANAGPWQARAAYSAGEVAGDSSASSSHGVALAYQQPDWVVSGATSQFRSRDGLPLDAWTLGAAAKAGAWQFKANAARNKADTGPGKTVTQRVLSAGVSRQAARDVLVTTALYSVRREATGFVDDGFDRAFLFVEKMLAPRTTAYAEADVTAWRGDAAGKTASRANDRHGTGLTLGLMQKF, encoded by the coding sequence GTGCGCCATTCCTGCGCCCTCACCGCATTGCTCGTCGCGAGCGGCACCTGCCCGGCCCAGACCGGCATCGACCTGTACGGCATCGTCGACGTCGGCCTGCGCGCCGCCGGCGGCCTCAACGCCAACAACGCACCAACCCCATCGGGCCACACCATCGCCGTCAACAGCGGCATCGACCAGACCAGCCGCTGGGGCATCAAGGGCCAGGAATCGCTGGGCGGGGCATGGCGCGCCGTGTTCCGGCTCGAAGGCGGCATCAACGCGGATACCGGCGCCCAGGCCAAGAGCGACCGCCTGTTCGACCGCCTGGCCTGGGCCGGCCTTGATTCCCCGTACGGCCAGCTCGCGCTCGGCCGCCAGCCCAACCTCCTGTCCGACGCGCTCATCACCGTCGACCCGCTCGGCAAACGCTTCGCGTCCTTCAACCCGAACATCAACGTCGCGGGATTGAGCAACACCGCGTTCGGCACGCATGCATTCGGACGGCAATACGGCCCGAGCGGCTACGCGGACAATTTCTACCGCCTCGACAACACGGTCAAGTACACCGCGAACGCCGGCCCCTGGCAGGCACGCGCCGCGTACTCGGCGGGCGAAGTGGCGGGCGATTCGTCGGCCTCGAGCAGCCACGGCGTCGCGCTGGCCTACCAGCAGCCCGACTGGGTCGTCTCGGGCGCGACCTCGCAGTTCCGCAGCCGCGACGGCCTGCCGCTCGATGCGTGGACGCTCGGCGCGGCTGCGAAGGCGGGCGCCTGGCAGTTCAAGGCCAACGCGGCCCGCAACAAGGCCGACACGGGGCCCGGCAAGACGGTCACCCAGCGCGTGCTGTCCGCCGGCGTGAGCCGCCAGGCCGCGCGCGACGTGCTCGTCACCACCGCGTTGTACAGCGTGCGGCGCGAGGCGACGGGTTTCGTCGACGACGGCTTCGACCGCGCCTTCCTGTTCGTCGAAAAGATGCTGGCGCCGCGCACGACCGCCTATGCCGAAGCCGATGTCACGGCCTGGCGCGGCGACGCCGCCGGCAAGACCGCGTCCCGCGCGAACGACCGCCACGGCACCGGCCTCACGCTCGGCCTGATGCAAAAATTCTGA
- a CDS encoding substrate-binding domain-containing protein, whose translation MRPLPPNIKALAACAALMLAASAHAADLRVVSSGGFAQAYKDLSGQYERASGDHLVSAWGPSMGATKNAIPARLARGEPIDVVIMVGDALDKLMAEGRLEPGSKVVLANSPIACAVRHGAPLPDISTVDGLRQAFLHANHVAYSDSASGEYIRRQLLDKLGIRQQMEGKAAQIPATPVGEIIAHGEADFGCQQRSELKPVRGIDIVGLIPQEVQLKTQFSGAVVRGAAHADAGRALLRFLAAPANAAAIEATGLEPVTAPH comes from the coding sequence ATGCGACCACTTCCCCCGAACATCAAGGCACTGGCGGCCTGCGCCGCCCTCATGCTGGCCGCCTCGGCCCACGCCGCCGACCTGCGGGTCGTCAGCTCGGGCGGCTTCGCCCAGGCCTACAAGGACCTGTCCGGCCAATACGAACGCGCCAGCGGCGACCACCTGGTTTCCGCATGGGGCCCGTCGATGGGCGCCACGAAGAACGCCATTCCCGCCCGCCTTGCGCGCGGCGAACCGATCGACGTCGTCATCATGGTGGGCGACGCGCTCGACAAGCTGATGGCCGAGGGGCGCCTGGAACCGGGCAGCAAGGTGGTCCTCGCCAACTCCCCGATCGCCTGCGCCGTCCGCCACGGGGCCCCGCTGCCCGACATCAGCACCGTCGACGGCCTGCGCCAGGCCTTCCTGCACGCGAACCACGTGGCGTATTCGGACAGCGCAAGCGGCGAATACATCCGGCGCCAGCTGCTGGACAAACTCGGCATCCGCCAGCAGATGGAAGGCAAGGCGGCGCAGATCCCCGCGACGCCGGTGGGCGAGATCATCGCGCACGGGGAAGCCGATTTCGGCTGCCAGCAACGGAGCGAACTGAAACCGGTGCGGGGCATCGACATCGTCGGCCTGATCCCGCAGGAAGTCCAGCTCAAGACGCAGTTTTCCGGCGCCGTCGTACGCGGCGCCGCCCACGCGGACGCGGGACGCGCGCTGCTGCGTTTCCTGGCGGCGCCCGCCAACGCGGCCGCCATCGAGGCGACCGGCCTGGAACCGGTCACGGCTCCGCACTGA
- a CDS encoding MFS transporter has translation MTIHSTASAAPATPAASPAGRAQSKLGTVIRVTSGNFIEMYDFFLFGFYAHQIAAAFFPTTSEYAALMMTFATFGAGFFMRPLGAIFLGSYIDRIGRRKGLVLTLGIMASGTALIAFVPGYATIGLAAPLLVLIGRLLQGFSAGVELGGVSVYLSEMATPGNKGFYVSWQSASQQLAVIFSAALGYGLNHAMSKDVIADWGWRIPFFIGCSIIPVVFYIRRSLQETQAYLAQKSHPTFRQMMRTMAANWPLVVVGAMLVVMTTVAFYLITVYTPTFGKSVLKLSTEDSLLVTLIIGLSNFIWLPVMGAVSDRIGRWPVMAVCSALAAVTAYPALSWLIAHPSFGNMVLIELWLSFLYGSYNGATIVALTEIIPVQVRTTGFSLAYSLATALFGGMTPLLSTWLIEATGDKAAPGYWMACAGAISLVATFLVYRGIVKERVPAGA, from the coding sequence ATGACTATTCACTCCACCGCCTCCGCGGCCCCCGCGACGCCCGCCGCCTCCCCGGCAGGACGCGCCCAGTCCAAGCTCGGCACCGTCATCCGTGTCACGAGCGGGAACTTCATCGAAATGTATGATTTTTTCCTGTTCGGCTTTTACGCCCACCAGATCGCGGCCGCGTTCTTCCCGACGACGAGCGAATACGCCGCGCTGATGATGACCTTTGCGACCTTCGGCGCCGGCTTTTTCATGCGGCCGCTGGGCGCCATCTTTCTGGGCAGCTATATCGACCGCATCGGCCGCCGCAAGGGCCTCGTGCTGACGCTGGGGATCATGGCGTCGGGCACGGCGCTGATCGCGTTCGTGCCCGGCTATGCGACCATCGGCCTCGCGGCACCGCTGCTCGTGCTGATCGGCCGCTTGCTGCAGGGCTTTTCCGCGGGCGTGGAACTGGGCGGCGTCTCGGTCTACCTGTCTGAGATGGCCACGCCGGGCAACAAGGGGTTTTACGTGAGCTGGCAATCGGCCAGCCAGCAGCTCGCCGTCATCTTCTCCGCGGCGCTCGGCTATGGCCTCAATCACGCGATGTCCAAGGACGTCATCGCCGACTGGGGCTGGCGCATCCCGTTCTTCATCGGCTGCTCGATCATTCCCGTGGTGTTCTACATCCGCCGCTCGCTGCAGGAGACGCAAGCGTACCTGGCGCAGAAGTCCCACCCGACGTTCCGCCAGATGATGCGCACGATGGCCGCGAACTGGCCCCTCGTCGTGGTCGGCGCGATGCTGGTGGTGATGACGACGGTCGCGTTCTACCTGATCACGGTGTACACGCCCACGTTCGGCAAGAGCGTGCTCAAACTGAGCACCGAGGACAGCCTGCTCGTCACCTTGATCATCGGACTGTCGAACTTCATCTGGCTGCCCGTCATGGGCGCCGTCTCTGACCGCATCGGCCGCTGGCCCGTGATGGCCGTCTGCTCGGCGCTGGCGGCGGTGACGGCGTATCCGGCCCTGTCCTGGCTGATCGCGCATCCGAGCTTCGGCAACATGGTGCTGATCGAGCTGTGGCTGTCCTTCCTGTACGGCAGCTATAACGGCGCCACCATCGTCGCGCTGACGGAGATCATTCCGGTCCAGGTGCGCACCACCGGGTTCTCGCTGGCCTACAGCCTCGCGACCGCGCTGTTCGGCGGCATGACGCCCCTGCTGTCCACGTGGCTCATCGAGGCCACCGGCGACAAGGCGGCCCCCGGCTACTGGATGGCCTGTGCCGGCGCGATCAGCCTCGTGGCCACATTCCTGGTGTACCGCGGCATCGTCAAGGAGCGTGTCCCGGCCGGCGCCTGA
- a CDS encoding cupin-like domain-containing protein, with protein sequence MIPTATPSPAPAAQPDDRARKAAAVRGVASVAAMRDAIRDASRKLTIPSAVARFKTLDRAAFRAQAERGLPFMITGLVGRWPLCTVTPGMLRERFGDVGVRARVGDYINTAFAPDRAMRDMAMRDYLDLVAAGTDALPPYVGNLEINELNGMCHWPGYFSKMGPPRFWLGPAGTVTPLHCDYDDNIFAQVWGAKRIFLAPAHHDEFLYTREANPVLHGSPFDPEHPDFDTYPLARRATLIECTVNPGEMLYVPAGWYHQVRALTFSLSVNRWARAMPLALKGDPGLRAAGDTPPPSP encoded by the coding sequence GTGATCCCTACCGCAACCCCCTCTCCCGCGCCGGCGGCACAGCCGGACGACCGTGCACGGAAAGCCGCCGCCGTGCGCGGCGTCGCGTCGGTCGCCGCGATGCGCGACGCGATCCGTGACGCGTCACGGAAACTGACAATCCCATCCGCCGTCGCGCGATTCAAGACGCTCGACCGCGCCGCATTCCGGGCACAGGCTGAACGCGGCCTGCCGTTCATGATCACGGGGCTGGTCGGCCGCTGGCCCCTTTGCACCGTCACCCCGGGCATGCTGCGCGAGCGCTTCGGCGACGTCGGCGTGCGCGCCCGCGTGGGCGACTACATCAACACGGCATTCGCTCCCGACCGCGCGATGCGCGACATGGCGATGCGCGACTATCTCGACCTGGTGGCGGCCGGCACGGACGCGCTGCCGCCCTACGTCGGCAACCTGGAAATCAACGAGTTGAACGGGATGTGCCACTGGCCCGGCTATTTCAGCAAGATGGGCCCGCCCCGCTTCTGGCTCGGTCCCGCGGGCACGGTGACGCCTCTGCATTGCGACTACGACGACAATATCTTCGCGCAGGTGTGGGGCGCGAAGCGGATCTTCCTGGCGCCGGCCCACCACGACGAATTCCTGTACACGCGCGAGGCCAACCCGGTGCTGCATGGCTCGCCGTTCGACCCCGAGCACCCGGATTTCGACACCTACCCCCTCGCGCGCCGGGCGACGCTCATCGAATGCACCGTGAACCCGGGCGAGATGCTGTATGTGCCCGCCGGCTGGTATCACCAGGTGCGGGCGCTGACGTTTTCCTTGTCCGTCAACCGCTGGGCCAGGGCGATGCCGCTCGCCTTGAAGGGCGATCCGGGGCTCAGGGCTGCAGGCGATACCCCACCGCCGTCTCCGTGA